One window from the genome of Salvelinus fontinalis isolate EN_2023a chromosome 3, ASM2944872v1, whole genome shotgun sequence encodes:
- the LOC129836459 gene encoding TBC1 domain family member 24-like, whose translation MENIGKYTTTGDCLVIDIEENLTFAEENTVPDSMIHVSRTPKFSTCGTISLDPSPMETTDQDQDLSSAARHRRPRSHSYYSPEDAKKHGVETATDENFVRPRSRSFYSYETSELHREGNFTRSNAMRPRSNSLEKSGDGKTEKSSADGNQGIMARLNKKSKSNTNKHLPCRDLNGRRGSLKGVTMMTISESDNWEISSCSGMKYGQFVDWEKIDPESSERYQRILKSDHQELKTMGRSGFWAMPHTLRAKAYYHIIHGINCRSIQPDRDRYQDVAKKLFGEQKMSTHPFPEYMDDGVIPRYCLNEAGLNSVKKVLLCIGKHFPDINFCPILPALVALLLHFSEDEAECFHSICRLIAYNDPNKRYIDQTFLTYRASCMTFGDLANKYCRGIRKLIASSHQNLFEFYSDWIMWIFADLPFTYAIRVLDVYLLEGYKVLYRVALALLSLYKVSVSSRVADVEDFRRDMKSFVENVARHCTVEKLLERAFSIQLATRRELNLLFNANKDSLMQKGISIHQKRQSCQVVDFDSFSSRVVTGTEMRIVWAWIPERFALFNPKRLFSTNEHGRSLASFYSRVEGHEPAILLLKTVDEEVCGAFLSTDLIERKKYDSEEPAYFGTGESFVFTLRPGMERYQRAVVHITAKRQPSPDLRAARVCVYTSSGKEDSSSTTLSTTSTTNHTTLTCPSGTLQDPSYLTIPFTTSPGPLSPSPKRAKEQGASMFIAGDHERLVIGGDGGHALCLQADLEGGYTERCDTFESAPLCKRHFKIQSLEVWGIQNSISFSHYFSYCH comes from the exons ATGGAAAACATTGGGAAGTATACCACCACTGGAGACTGTCTTGTCATTGATATAGAGGAGAACTTGACATTTGCAGAGGAGAATACTGTACCAGACAGCATGATCCATGTTTCAAGAACGCCCAAGTTCTCTACTTGTGGGACTATAAGTTTAGACCCGTCTCCTATGGAAACCACTGACCAGGACCAGGACTTGAGCTCAGCAGCCAGACACAGAAGACCCAGGTCCCATTCCTACTACAGCCCAGAGGACGCCAAAAAGCATGGCGTAGAGACGGCAACAGATGAGAACTTTGTCAGGCCACGCTCCAGGTCTTTCTATAGTTACGAGACGTCTGAGCTCCACAGAGAAGGGAACTTTACCAGGTCCAACGCCATGAGGCCGAGATCCAACTCCCTGGAGAAGAGTGGGGACGGAAAGACGGAGAAGAGTAGTGCAGATGGGAATCAGGGGATCATGGCTCGGCTCAACAAGAAATCCAAGTCCAACACCAACAAACACTTGCCATGCAGAGATCTCAATG GCAGAAGAGGCAGTCTGAAGGGTGTCACCATGATGACCATCTCTGAATCAGACAACTGGGAGATCAGCTCCTGCTCTGGCATGAAGTATGGCCAGTTTGTGGACTGGGAGAAGATCGATCCTGAATCTTCAGAGCGCTACCAGAGGATTCTGAAGTCAGACCACCAGGAGCTAAAGACCATGGGTCGATCAGGGTTCTGGGCCATGCCCCATACACTAAGGGCCAAGGCCTATTATCATATAATTCATGGTATCAACTGCAGGTCCATCCAACCGGATCGAGATCGTTACCAGGATGTGGCCAAGAAGCTCTTCGGGGAGCAGAAGATGAGCACACACCCGTTCCCTGAGTACATGGATGATGGCGTGATCCCCAG GTACTGCCTCAACGAAGCTGGTCTCAATTCTGTCAAAAAGGTCCTCCTCTGCATCGGCAAGCACTTCCCGGACATCAACTTCTGCCCAATCCTCCCAGCCTTGGTGGCTCTCCTCCTGCATTTCAGCGAAGACGAAGCCGAGTGCTTCCACAGCATCTGCCGCCTTATCGCCTACAATGACCCCAACAAGCGTTACATCGACCAGACATTCCTCACCTACCGGGCCTCCTGCATGACCTTCGGCGACTTGGCCAACAAGTACTGCCGCGGCATCCGCAAGCTCATCGCCAGCTCCCACCAGAACCTCTTTGAGTTCTACTCTGATTGGATCATGTGGATCTTTGCCGACCTCCCCTTCACATACGCTATCAGGGTCCTGGATGTCTATCTTCTGGAGGGTTACAAGGTTCTCTACAGGGTGGCTCTGGCTCTTCTCAGCTTGTACAAGGTCTCGGTTTCGTCTCGTGTCGCCGATGTGGAGGACTTCAGGCGAGACATGAAGAGTTTTGTGGAGAACGTTGCTCGTCACTGTACGGTGGAGAAGCTGCTGGAGAGGGCTTTCAGTATCCAGCTGGCCACGCGGAGGGAGCTCAACCTACTGTTCAACGCTAACAAGGACTCGCTCATGCAGAAGGGCATCAGTATCCACCAGAAGCG GCAGTCGTGCCAGGTAGTGGATTTTGACAGCTTCAGCTCCAGAGTTGTCACAGGGACAGAGATGAGGATTGTCTGGGCCTGGATCCCTGAACGCTTTGCCCTCTTCAATCCCAAAAGGCTATTCAGCACCAACGAACATGGCCGAAGCCTGGCCTC ATTTTATTCCCGTGTTGAGGGGCATGAGCCAGCGATCTTGCTTCTGAAAACTGTGGATGAAGAG GTCTGTGGTGCCTTCCTGTCGACAGATTTGATTGAGCGGAAAAAGTATGATTCAGAAGAACCTGCGTATTTTGGGACTGGGGAGAGCTTTGTTTTCACG CTTCGTCCAGGCATGGAGCGCTACCAACGGGCTGTGGTTCACATTACGGCCAAGAGACAACCTTCTCCAGACCTTCGAGCTGCTCGGGTCTGTGTATACACTTCCTCTGGTAAAGAGgactcctcctctaccacactCTCCACCACCTCTACGACCAACCACACCACCCTGACCTGTCCATCCGGGACCCTCCAGGACCCCAGCTACCTGACCATCCCCTTCACCACCTCCCCcggacctctctccccctcacccaaGAGGGCCAAGGAACAAGGGGCCTCCATGTTCATCGCCGGAGACCACGAAAGGCTAGTCATTG GTGGCGATGGGGGTCACGCTCTCTGCCTCCAGGCTGATCTGGAGGGAGGCTACACGGAGCGATGTGACACCTTCGAGAGCGCCCCTCTCTGCAAGAGACACTTCAAGATCCAGTCCCTGGAAGTGTGGGGAATTCAGAACTCCATCTCGTTCTCACACTACTTCTCTTACTGTCATTAA